In Labrus bergylta chromosome 6, fLabBer1.1, whole genome shotgun sequence, the following proteins share a genomic window:
- the rx1 gene encoding retinal homeobox protein Rx1, with the protein MHLSLDTMSMVDDSCLSPSNFHEMGKGGGIAAGGRVHSIDVILGFSKDQDPLLSPAGGPRPHKVDIDGLAEPGKQQEPQSHPTYSGHLSSLRNGGTEQQQQYHDTGLFTNKCDEELSELRKSVESDEGKSPESCKDDQPKKKHRRNRTTFTTYQLHELERAFEKSHYPDVYSREELAMKVNLPEVRVQVWFQNRRAKWRRQEKMDASTMKLHDSPMLSFNRSAPVHTSMGPMTNPLPLDPWLSSPLSSATPVHSIPGFMGPSQGLQPSYPSHSFLNSSPHPPHPHPHPHPHSHSHSHPHPSMGQGMQSMAPPPYQCPAPYPDKYPLEDVDQRSSSIAALRMKAKEHIQSMDKTWQPM; encoded by the exons ATGCATTTATCACTGGATACCATGAGCATGGTGGACGACAGCTGCCTCTCACCCAGCAACTTCCACGAGATGGGGAAAGGTGGGGGCATTGCTGCGGGGGGCCGTGTCCACAGCATTGATGTCATTCTAGGTTTCAGCAAAGACCAGGACCCCCTGCTCAGCCCCGCCGGGGGCCCGCGGCCCCATAAAGTGGACATAGATGGTCTGGCAGAGCCTGGGAAGCAGCAGGAGCCCCAGTCACACCCAACATACAGCGGGCACCTTTCCTCTCTGAGAAATGGGggcacagagcagcagcagcagtatcaTG ATACTGGCCTTTTCACAAACAAGTGTGACGAGGAGCTGAGTGAGCTGAGGAAGAGTGTAGAGAGCGATGAAGGCAAGTCACCAGAGTCATGCAAAGACGATCAGCCCAAGAAGAAGCACAGACGCAACCGCACCACCTTCACCACCTACCAGCTGCATGAGCTCGAGCGTGCCTTTGAGAAATCCCACTACCCGGACGTGTACAGCAGGGAGGAGCTCGCCATGAAGGTCAACCTCCCAGAAGTCCGAGTTCAG GTCTGGTTTCAAAACCGCAGAGCTAAATGGCGTCGGCAGGAAAAGATGGACGCCAGCACCATGAAACTACATGACTCGCCAATGCTCTCCTTTAACCGCTCGGCGCCCGTACACACCAGCATGGGTCCAATGACCAACCCCCTTCCCCTGGACCCATGGCTGTCCTCTCCCCTGTCCAGCGCTACACCAGTCCACAGCATCCCAGGCTTCATGGGTCCATCTCAAGGCCTCCAGCCGAGCTACCCCAGCCACAGCTTCCTCAACTCCagccctcatcctcctcatcctcatcctcaccctcaccctcactctcactctcactcacatcCTCACCCCTCTATGGGTCAGGGAATGCAGAGTATGGCTCCTCCGCCCTACCAGTGTCCTGCACCGTACCCTGACAAATATCCACTGGAGGACGTGGATCAGCGCAGCTCGAGTATCGCTGCACTCAGAATGAAAGCCAAGGAACACATCCAGTCTATGGACAAGACCTGGCAACCTATGTGA